From the genome of Erythrobacter litoralis, one region includes:
- a CDS encoding prolyl hydroxylase family protein encodes MPKAPAIPDQDALRRIGGQVTKRLDDDPGVYRIDTDKADLFAVGDFLTPAECQRLCLMIDEVARPSSLHEQGYESGFRTSYSGDLDPHNSFVMGISRRIDDLLGLNPATGEAIQGQRYLPGQEFKPHNDWFYTSEGYWPLERKRGGQRSWTAMAFLNEVEEGGHTHFTEIGVSIEPKPGVLLIWNNADRDGAPNELTKHAGTPVGKGVKYIITKWYRTRRWR; translated from the coding sequence ATGCCCAAGGCCCCAGCCATTCCCGATCAGGACGCGCTGCGCCGCATAGGCGGTCAGGTGACGAAGCGCCTCGATGACGATCCCGGCGTGTACCGGATCGACACCGACAAGGCCGACCTGTTCGCGGTCGGAGACTTCCTCACCCCTGCCGAATGCCAACGGCTGTGCCTCATGATCGACGAGGTCGCGCGTCCCTCCAGCCTTCACGAACAGGGCTATGAAAGCGGCTTTCGCACTTCCTATTCGGGCGACCTCGACCCGCATAACAGCTTCGTGATGGGCATTTCGCGCCGGATCGACGATTTGCTCGGACTGAATCCCGCCACCGGCGAAGCGATCCAGGGCCAGCGTTATCTGCCGGGGCAGGAATTCAAGCCGCACAATGACTGGTTCTACACCTCCGAGGGCTACTGGCCGCTCGAACGCAAGCGCGGCGGGCAGCGAAGCTGGACCGCGATGGCCTTCCTCAACGAGGTCGAGGAAGGGGGACACACCCATTTCACCGAGATCGGCGTCTCGATCGAGCCCAAGCCGGGCGTGCTCCTGATCTGGAACAATGCCGACAGGGACGGCGCACCCAACGAACTGACAAAGCATGCCGGCACCCCGGTGGGCAAGGGCGTGAAATACATCATAACCAAGTGGTATCGCACCCGGCGCTGGCGCTAG
- a CDS encoding pyridoxamine 5'-phosphate oxidase family protein: MFDQLDDVLQDLTNRLVRAARDRKSPMHTPAVVSGDVDARIMVLRAFDSTAFTLRFHTDTRAPKTDAFAADPRAAVLFYDKGSKIQIRARGKASVHTDASIADEAWAKGTNFARRCYLGDGPGTPSEAPTSGLPSAFEGVEPTDDQLVAGRPNFAVLMVELASLDWLYLAHTGHVRAGFERDGRGEWRGRWLSP; encoded by the coding sequence ATGTTCGACCAACTCGACGATGTCCTTCAGGACCTCACCAACCGTCTCGTCCGTGCCGCGCGCGATCGCAAGTCGCCAATGCACACCCCCGCTGTCGTCTCCGGCGATGTCGATGCCCGCATCATGGTGCTTCGCGCCTTCGACAGCACGGCCTTCACGCTGCGCTTCCACACCGATACCCGGGCGCCCAAGACCGATGCTTTCGCTGCCGATCCGCGCGCGGCGGTGCTGTTCTATGACAAGGGTTCGAAGATCCAGATCCGCGCCCGCGGCAAGGCGAGCGTCCACACCGATGCCTCGATCGCCGACGAGGCATGGGCGAAAGGAACCAATTTCGCACGGCGCTGCTATCTCGGCGATGGCCCCGGCACGCCCAGCGAGGCGCCGACTTCCGGCCTTCCGAGCGCTTTCGAAGGGGTCGAGCCGACCGACGATCAACTGGTCGCGGGTCGTCCCAATTTCGCGGTCCTGATGGTCGAGCTCGCAAGCCTCGACTGGCTCTACCTCGCCCATACCGGCCATGTTCGCGCCGGATTCGAACGCGATGGGCGCGGAGAGTGGAGGGGACGGTGGCTCTCGCCGTAG
- a CDS encoding acylphosphatase, translating to MAINLIVHGRVQGVFYRDWTVRTARALGLAGWVRNLADGTVEAHLEGDAGATRTMIARMRDGPPRAEVTRIDQSPAEPQDLSAFGRR from the coding sequence ATGGCAATCAACCTCATCGTCCACGGGCGTGTCCAGGGCGTCTTCTACCGCGACTGGACGGTGCGGACCGCCCGGGCGCTCGGCCTTGCAGGCTGGGTGCGCAATCTCGCCGACGGCACGGTCGAGGCGCATCTCGAAGGTGATGCCGGTGCAACCCGCACGATGATCGCAAGAATGCGTGACGGCCCGCCGCGGGCTGAAGTCACGCGGATCGACCAAAGCCCCGCCGAACCGCAAGACCTTTCCGCCTTCGGACGGCGCTGA
- the ettA gene encoding energy-dependent translational throttle protein EttA, giving the protein MAAQYAFVMKNMTKTFPGAPKPVLSNINLQFYQGAKIGIVGPNGAGKSTLMKIMAGIDTDFSGEAWPGENITVGYLPQEPELDPTKTVLENVRDGARETAELVEEFNAVSAQMAEPDADFDVLGDKMAELQAKIDAVDGWTLDNQLEIAMEALRCPPSDASVENLSGGEKRRVALTRLLIQKPSILLLDEPTNHLDAESVEWLENHLKEYAGAVLMITHDRYFLDNVVGWILELDRGSYYPYEGNYSTYLEKKAKRLEQESREESGRQKQLSRELEWIRQTPSARQTKSKARIRKFEELQNSQDGRKPGKAQIVIQVPERLGGKVIEAHNISKAYGDKLLFENLSFMLPPGGIVGVIGPNGAGKSTLFRIITGQEKPDSGTIEIGDTVRLGYVDQSRDDLNPKNNVWEEISDGLDYMKVNGHDVSTRAYVGAFNFKGQDQQKNVGKLSGGERNRVHMAKMLKQGGNVLLLDEPTNDLDVETLGALEEAIENFAGCAVVISHDRFFLDRLATHILAFEGNSHVEWFEGNFEAYEEDKRRRLGDAADRPTRLAYKKLTR; this is encoded by the coding sequence ATGGCCGCGCAATATGCCTTCGTCATGAAGAACATGACCAAGACCTTCCCCGGCGCCCCCAAGCCGGTGCTCTCGAACATCAATCTGCAGTTCTATCAGGGAGCGAAGATCGGCATTGTCGGCCCCAATGGCGCGGGCAAGTCGACCCTTATGAAGATCATGGCCGGGATCGACACCGATTTCAGCGGCGAAGCGTGGCCGGGTGAGAACATCACGGTCGGCTATCTCCCGCAGGAACCCGAACTCGATCCGACCAAGACCGTGCTCGAAAATGTCCGCGACGGCGCGCGCGAGACCGCCGAACTGGTCGAGGAATTCAACGCCGTTTCCGCGCAGATGGCCGAACCCGACGCCGATTTCGACGTGCTCGGCGACAAGATGGCCGAGCTTCAGGCGAAGATCGACGCGGTCGACGGGTGGACGCTTGACAACCAGCTCGAGATCGCGATGGAGGCGCTGCGCTGCCCGCCCTCCGATGCCAGCGTCGAAAACCTGTCGGGCGGCGAGAAGCGCCGCGTTGCGCTCACCCGCCTGCTGATCCAGAAGCCCTCGATCCTGCTGCTGGACGAGCCGACCAACCACCTCGATGCCGAAAGCGTCGAATGGCTCGAAAACCATCTGAAAGAATATGCCGGCGCGGTGCTGATGATCACCCACGACCGCTACTTCCTCGACAATGTGGTGGGCTGGATCCTCGAACTCGACCGCGGGTCCTACTACCCCTACGAAGGCAATTATTCGACCTATCTCGAAAAGAAGGCGAAGCGCCTCGAACAGGAAAGCCGCGAGGAATCGGGCCGCCAGAAGCAGCTCAGCCGCGAGCTCGAATGGATCCGCCAGACGCCGAGCGCGCGCCAGACCAAGTCCAAGGCCCGCATCCGCAAGTTCGAGGAGCTCCAGAACTCGCAGGACGGGCGCAAGCCGGGCAAGGCGCAGATCGTCATCCAGGTCCCCGAACGGCTCGGCGGCAAGGTGATCGAGGCGCACAACATCTCCAAGGCCTATGGCGACAAGCTGCTCTTCGAAAACCTGTCCTTCATGCTGCCGCCGGGCGGCATCGTCGGCGTGATCGGGCCCAATGGGGCGGGCAAATCGACCCTGTTCCGCATCATCACGGGACAGGAAAAGCCCGACAGCGGCACGATCGAGATCGGCGACACGGTGCGCCTCGGCTATGTCGACCAGAGCCGCGACGACCTCAATCCCAAGAACAACGTCTGGGAGGAGATCTCCGATGGGCTCGACTACATGAAGGTGAACGGCCACGACGTCTCCACGCGGGCTTACGTGGGCGCGTTCAATTTCAAGGGGCAGGACCAGCAGAAGAACGTCGGCAAGCTGTCCGGGGGCGAGCGCAACCGCGTCCACATGGCCAAGATGCTGAAACAGGGTGGCAACGTGCTGCTGCTGGACGAGCCGACCAACGATCTCGACGTCGAGACGTTGGGCGCGCTCGAAGAGGCTATCGAGAACTTCGCGGGCTGCGCCGTGGTGATCAGCCACGACCGCTTCTTCCTCGACCGCCTCGCGACCCACATTCTCGCCTTTGAGGGCAACAGCCACGTCGAATGGTTCGAAGGGAATTTCGAGGCCTATGAAGAGGACAAGCGACGTCGTCTGGGCGATGCGGCGGATCGGCCGACGCGGCTCGCGTACAAGAAGCTGACGCGGTGA
- a CDS encoding RcnB family protein — MDITRLMRGSALSALALALAAIAAPDPAVAANAVADASASAEIQPRGERRATRSEARSQRRAARQQARSQRREARQQVRRERPAVVRSGRAVERRERAQPRLERSARPARERSVRTARERPDRLEQRAERSARQAERRLERRAERLESRADRRADRVDRRGERRADRFDRRADRREDRRADRRADRREDRRADRRADRRRDRGFDDRIARGVGRADRAVDRRADRRAERRAERRREIRRDRRRDFRREIRRERRDGFRDGVRAERRANFRRWDRRWRDNGRFGWRDYRRAHRQHFRLGRYFAPFRAHRYSRIGIGWHLDSLFFQPRFFINDPWAFRLPPAYEPYRWVRYYDDVLLVDVYTGEVVDVIYDFFW, encoded by the coding sequence ATGGACATTACCCGATTGATGCGAGGCAGCGCGCTCTCGGCACTCGCTCTTGCCCTCGCCGCGATCGCCGCACCCGATCCGGCCGTAGCGGCAAACGCTGTTGCGGACGCATCAGCCTCGGCCGAAATCCAACCGCGCGGAGAGCGCCGTGCGACCCGCAGCGAAGCCCGCTCGCAGCGCCGCGCAGCCCGTCAGCAAGCACGCAGCCAGCGCCGCGAAGCTCGCCAGCAGGTTCGCCGCGAACGCCCGGCAGTGGTCCGTTCAGGACGCGCCGTGGAGCGGCGCGAGCGCGCGCAACCCCGCCTCGAACGCTCCGCCCGACCCGCGCGCGAACGATCGGTCAGGACTGCTCGCGAGCGGCCCGACCGGCTCGAACAGCGCGCAGAGCGCAGCGCTCGGCAGGCCGAACGCCGGCTCGAGCGGCGCGCGGAACGCCTCGAAAGCCGCGCGGATCGCCGCGCGGACCGCGTTGACCGGCGTGGTGAACGCAGGGCCGACCGGTTCGATCGCCGCGCGGATCGCAGGGAAGATCGCCGTGCGGATCGCAGGGCCGATCGCAGGGAAGATCGCCGCGCGGATCGCAGGGCCGATCGGCGCAGGGATCGGGGCTTCGACGACCGGATCGCGCGCGGCGTCGGCCGTGCGGACCGTGCCGTCGATCGCCGGGCCGACCGTAGAGCCGAACGCAGGGCCGAGCGTCGTCGGGAAATCCGCCGCGACCGGCGGCGCGACTTCAGGCGTGAAATCCGTCGCGAAAGGCGCGACGGCTTCCGCGACGGGGTCCGGGCCGAGCGGCGTGCGAATTTCCGCCGCTGGGACCGGCGCTGGCGCGACAATGGCCGCTTTGGCTGGCGCGACTATCGGCGCGCGCACCGCCAACACTTCCGGCTCGGTCGCTATTTCGCCCCTTTCCGCGCGCACCGTTACAGCCGGATCGGGATCGGCTGGCATCTCGACAGCCTGTTCTTCCAGCCGCGCTTCTTCATCAACGATCCCTGGGCCTTCCGCCTGCCGCCGGCCTACGAACCCTATCGCTGGGTTCGCTATTACGACGACGTGCTGCTGGTCGATGTCTACACCGGTGAGGTCGTCGACGTGATCTACGATTTCTTCTGGTAG
- a CDS encoding M28 family peptidase, whose amino-acid sequence MNKTLLPLFAAPCIAIVAAGSLAALPPPQPSVEEQADRVLEGDRFAWEFVEGLTTEVGPRQAGTEAEARGREWAMNWLRQHGFENVRTEPFAMDTWVPGDIARARITEPFAQDLVVLPLGNSAATPEGGIEGELVFFRNVHELRAAPVGSLTGKIAYISHAMKPAQDGSHYGFAGPARWVGAGIAAQKGAIATVIKSVGTDYHRNPHTGGTTFPEGVEPIPAAAMSIPDAENVERMFARADGRQIRLGLELNPKALGETMSGNVVAEITGRNPELPPVLLACHIDSWWNSPGAFDDAAGCGIIAAAAFHVQRTGTPLRTIRVLMAGAEETGLWGSKAYSDAHIDEPIAVGLESDFGADRIWRLESNFRDSNPELHARLAKAVARFGVADSTVVATGGADLNIVRDQQGALIDLQQDGMRYFDLHHTPDDTLDKIDPVQLRQNVAVWTSVVGLLANEPRAILTGGTVPSAPPIMDQ is encoded by the coding sequence ATGAACAAGACATTGCTTCCGCTCTTCGCCGCCCCTTGCATTGCCATTGTTGCAGCAGGCAGTCTCGCCGCACTTCCGCCGCCCCAGCCTAGCGTGGAGGAACAGGCCGACCGCGTGCTCGAAGGCGATCGCTTTGCGTGGGAATTCGTAGAGGGTCTAACGACAGAGGTCGGCCCGCGACAGGCCGGGACCGAAGCCGAGGCGCGAGGGCGCGAGTGGGCCATGAACTGGTTGCGCCAGCACGGCTTCGAGAATGTGCGCACCGAGCCTTTTGCGATGGACACATGGGTGCCCGGCGACATCGCCCGCGCCCGCATCACAGAACCGTTCGCACAGGATCTCGTCGTTCTGCCGCTCGGCAACAGCGCGGCGACGCCCGAAGGCGGTATCGAAGGCGAACTGGTGTTCTTCCGCAATGTCCATGAACTGCGCGCAGCGCCTGTCGGCAGCCTCACCGGCAAGATCGCCTATATCAGCCATGCGATGAAGCCTGCGCAGGACGGCTCTCATTACGGTTTCGCCGGGCCGGCGCGATGGGTCGGGGCGGGGATCGCCGCCCAGAAGGGCGCAATCGCCACCGTGATCAAGTCGGTCGGCACGGATTATCACCGCAACCCCCACACCGGCGGGACGACCTTCCCCGAAGGCGTGGAGCCTATCCCGGCGGCGGCCATGTCGATTCCCGATGCCGAGAATGTCGAGCGGATGTTCGCCCGCGCAGATGGCCGGCAGATCCGCCTCGGGCTGGAACTCAATCCGAAAGCGCTCGGCGAGACGATGAGCGGCAATGTCGTGGCCGAGATCACCGGGCGCAATCCCGAGCTCCCGCCGGTCCTGCTGGCCTGCCATATCGATAGCTGGTGGAATTCGCCTGGCGCATTCGACGATGCAGCGGGCTGCGGGATCATCGCGGCGGCCGCGTTCCATGTCCAGCGCACCGGCACACCCCTGCGCACCATTCGCGTGCTGATGGCAGGGGCCGAGGAGACGGGCCTGTGGGGCTCGAAGGCCTATAGCGACGCGCATATCGACGAACCCATTGCGGTCGGGCTTGAAAGCGATTTCGGCGCCGACCGGATCTGGCGGCTCGAAAGCAATTTTCGTGACAGCAACCCTGAACTGCACGCCCGGTTGGCGAAAGCCGTTGCGCGGTTCGGCGTAGCGGATTCGACCGTGGTCGCGACCGGCGGCGCCGATCTCAACATCGTGCGCGACCAGCAAGGTGCGCTCATCGACCTGCAGCAGGACGGGATGCGCTATTTCGATCTTCACCACACGCCCGATGATACGCTCGACAAGATCGATCCGGTGCAATTGCGTCAGAATGTCGCGGTCTGGACCAGCGTGGTCGGACTTCTCGCCAACGAGCCGCGCGCGATCCTGACCGGCGGCACCGTCCCGTCCGCGCCGCCTATCATGGATCAGTAA
- a CDS encoding diguanylate cyclase: MAGGHFGGDAVALALDPATGLIAAMALAMVVTAFALTRRPPTKASVTRARAGQGALEGLFGTDRFERELRRAARRPQRPYSGESVVMARIDHLHCVERIRGEDMRREAAARVARIMRAGLRRTDKFHTIPGDGFVIVIEGAREAEAAGIAGRLRRVLARTTHSGHVDAMRVTASFGVAERRAGESFDTAQTKAQDALDAAMHCGEDCVVMASESEEILCLPPPAPSQDGIAAKGA; the protein is encoded by the coding sequence ATGGCAGGGGGCCATTTCGGCGGCGACGCGGTGGCGCTCGCGCTCGACCCGGCAACGGGGCTCATCGCCGCAATGGCGCTGGCGATGGTCGTGACTGCCTTCGCGCTGACCCGCCGCCCGCCCACCAAGGCATCGGTGACGCGAGCGCGAGCCGGGCAAGGAGCGCTGGAGGGCCTGTTCGGGACCGATCGCTTCGAACGCGAACTGCGCCGCGCCGCACGCAGGCCTCAGCGTCCCTATTCCGGGGAAAGCGTGGTCATGGCGCGGATCGACCACCTGCACTGCGTCGAACGCATCCGGGGCGAGGATATGCGGCGCGAGGCTGCCGCGCGGGTGGCACGGATCATGCGAGCCGGACTGCGCCGGACCGATAAGTTTCACACGATACCCGGCGATGGTTTCGTGATCGTCATCGAGGGCGCGCGAGAGGCCGAAGCCGCCGGCATTGCCGGGCGGCTGCGACGTGTGCTCGCCCGCACGACCCATTCCGGCCACGTCGATGCGATGCGCGTAACGGCGAGTTTCGGCGTAGCGGAGAGGCGCGCGGGTGAGAGTTTCGACACGGCGCAGACAAAGGCGCAAGACGCGCTCGATGCGGCCATGCACTGCGGTGAGGACTGCGTCGTCATGGCCAGCGAGAGCGAGGAAATCCTGTGCCTTCCGCCGCCCGCCCCGTCGCAGGATGGCATCGCGGCGAAGGGGGCCTGA
- a CDS encoding lysine--tRNA ligase, translating into MSDSTFIAAAQSSKAWPFQEAQRLAKRLRDGKPGGEPVLFETGYGPSGLPHIGTFQEVLRTTLVRRAYEALTGGAPTRLVAFSDDLDGLRKVPDNVPNREMLAEHLGKPLSRIPDPFGTHESFAHHNNARLREFLDRFGFDYEFVSSSDRYNAGGFDEGIRKVLRGFDAIMDIMLPTLGEERRRTYSPLMPISPTSGAVLQVPIEVVDADAGLIRFTDEDGTQVEQSALGGKAKCQWKVDWAMRWVELGVDYEMYGKDLTDSGVQSGKIARVLGGNKPEGLIYELFLDAKGEKISKSKGNGLSIEEWLQYGSEESLGYYIFANPKSAKQLHAGVIPKAIDDYWQFREKLPEQELDKQLGNPVWHLLRANAAVDGPDAPGAGDKLPVPFSLLLNLVGVLGAEGSREAVWSYLANYIEDADPAAHPALDLLVDKALAYNRDFVAPTLVKRAPTPAEAEALRALDAELGAVPADMAAEDLQTIVYEIGKREEFGFGSLRDWFQALYQTLLGSAQGPRMGSFIALYGIEPTRKLIAEALSR; encoded by the coding sequence ATGAGTGACAGCACCTTCATAGCCGCAGCGCAAAGTTCCAAGGCCTGGCCGTTCCAGGAGGCACAGCGCCTCGCGAAACGGTTGAGGGACGGCAAGCCCGGAGGCGAGCCGGTGCTGTTCGAGACCGGATACGGCCCGTCGGGCCTGCCGCATATCGGCACCTTCCAGGAAGTGCTGAGGACGACGCTGGTGCGCCGCGCCTACGAGGCGCTGACCGGCGGCGCGCCGACGCGGCTGGTGGCGTTCAGCGACGATCTCGACGGGCTGCGCAAGGTGCCCGACAACGTGCCGAACCGCGAGATGCTGGCCGAACATCTCGGCAAGCCCCTGTCGCGCATCCCCGATCCCTTCGGCACGCATGAAAGCTTTGCCCACCACAACAATGCCCGCCTGCGCGAATTTCTCGACCGGTTCGGTTTCGACTACGAATTCGTCAGTTCCTCCGACCGCTACAATGCAGGCGGCTTTGACGAGGGCATCCGCAAGGTGCTGCGCGGCTTCGACGCGATCATGGACATCATGCTGCCGACATTGGGCGAGGAACGGCGCAGGACCTATTCCCCGCTCATGCCGATCAGCCCGACCTCCGGCGCGGTCCTGCAGGTGCCGATCGAGGTGGTCGATGCCGATGCGGGCCTGATCCGCTTCACCGACGAAGACGGCACGCAAGTCGAACAGAGCGCATTGGGCGGCAAGGCCAAGTGCCAGTGGAAGGTCGACTGGGCGATGCGCTGGGTCGAACTCGGCGTCGATTACGAGATGTACGGCAAGGACCTGACCGACAGCGGCGTGCAGTCGGGCAAGATCGCCCGCGTGCTCGGCGGGAACAAGCCGGAAGGGCTGATCTACGAGCTGTTCCTCGATGCGAAGGGCGAGAAGATCTCGAAGTCGAAGGGCAATGGCCTGTCGATCGAGGAATGGCTGCAATATGGCAGCGAGGAGAGCCTCGGCTATTACATCTTCGCCAATCCCAAGAGCGCGAAACAGCTCCACGCGGGCGTTATCCCCAAGGCGATCGACGATTACTGGCAATTCCGCGAGAAGCTGCCCGAACAGGAACTCGACAAGCAGCTTGGCAACCCCGTCTGGCACCTCCTGCGCGCGAACGCGGCGGTGGACGGGCCCGATGCGCCCGGCGCGGGCGACAAGCTGCCTGTGCCATTCAGCCTGCTGCTCAATCTCGTCGGCGTGCTGGGGGCCGAAGGCAGCCGCGAGGCGGTGTGGTCCTATCTTGCGAACTACATCGAGGACGCGGACCCGGCCGCGCACCCGGCGCTCGATCTCCTCGTCGACAAGGCACTTGCCTACAACCGCGATTTCGTCGCGCCCACGCTGGTCAAGCGCGCGCCGACGCCTGCCGAGGCCGAGGCGCTGCGCGCTCTCGATGCGGAACTTGGCGCGGTGCCGGCCGACATGGCGGCGGAGGATCTCCAGACCATCGTCTACGAAATCGGCAAGCGCGAGGAATTCGGCTTCGGCTCGCTGCGCGACTGGTTCCAGGCGCTCTACCAGACGCTGCTGGGCTCCGCGCAGGGGCCGCGGATGGGCAGCTTCATCGCGCTTTACGGGATCGAGCCGACGAGGAAACTGATCGCCGAGGCGCTGTCACGTTAG
- a CDS encoding BLUF domain-containing protein translates to MKQLIYRSQPFGFDHAMLDGILMAARRNNRENDITGALICRQDMYIQLVEGPDDAIDALYERILADDRHTDVKLEMSTAIEERMFPGWAMLDDTNPSMTFSKDEVEDGSIDRASPEALRTLFRRIAEKAAAARTPT, encoded by the coding sequence ATGAAGCAGCTTATCTATCGCTCGCAGCCTTTCGGCTTCGACCACGCCATGCTCGACGGCATCCTCATGGCCGCGCGGCGCAACAACCGCGAAAACGACATCACCGGCGCGCTGATCTGCCGGCAGGACATGTATATTCAGCTGGTCGAGGGTCCGGACGACGCGATCGACGCGCTCTATGAACGCATTCTCGCCGATGACCGCCACACCGATGTGAAGCTCGAAATGTCGACCGCGATCGAGGAGCGCATGTTCCCCGGATGGGCGATGCTCGACGACACCAATCCGTCGATGACCTTTTCCAAGGACGAGGTCGAGGACGGTTCGATCGACCGCGCCAGTCCCGAAGCCCTGCGGACCCTGTTCCGCCGGATCGCCGAAAAGGCCGCCGCCGCGCGCACGCCGACCTAG